In Sesamum indicum cultivar Zhongzhi No. 13 linkage group LG8, S_indicum_v1.0, whole genome shotgun sequence, the sequence TACGAACAACTCACGGCTGCATATTTGTAGCTTCTCTGAGTACTGTGTCCTGTTCTAATTGCATCAATTGTGGTACTCAAATTTCCTGGCTATTGTcgaagttgaatttttttaaagaatctAGAAATACGAAATTTTGGTCCAAGTACTAAGGTGTAGTTTGAATTGGCGAGACCCTTGAGCATTGCTAGGCGACTCAACAGACGTGTCATTTTAGAGTCAGCAGTTCAGCCCGAGGGCTTCTTCAAGCTAATTAATCAACTGTTGATGATTGTATTGAAATTAATGGCTGATCTGtcttttttgatcaattgCCGTGCAAAGCCAAACAAAATTTGCTTGTAAACAAAGACGAAAAAGTTGTAAAGAACTATTGGGCTCAACAACATTACAAACCACAACTCTAGTGGTCCTCAAAATCATTAATAACTAAACATCAACCGACAAAGTTAACAGCCATCAGAGTTAACAACACAGATCCAACCATCCATTACCTATTTCACTATGTACAACATCGTCTTGCATGATTAAACCCTCCACCGAACACAGTCCTTGAAACACACTAAAGATTTTCATATAAACCAACTCTCAAGAAACACAGACTGGTACTGCACCAACACAAGCAACAACAAGATCAACGCTGCCACCCCCCATGGCGATCCGCCCTCCCCCGCCCCGAAGTACTCACTCTGCCGCCTTTCCCATGGCGACCTTGGAGAGAACCACCAACAGGGCGGGCTGTCGAGAGTCGACAGCCACCTAACAGCAAACAGCAAGACTAGTGGTGCTGCCATCAGCAGCCACCCCATGCCCTCCTCGGTGGCCTCCACGATGGATTCGTAAGAGACGTACCATTGGAGactgaggaagatgaagatgacGGCCAAGATTAGCAGGACTGGATAAGGTAGAGGGCTCAGAGAAAACACCTCAGAGATTGAGGAGGCTGTGCTTCTTCTGTAATGCATTAATGGCTAAAGAGTGGAGTCTCTTTTCTTGGACTAGTTCAAAGTGGCAGTTGAGAAGGGATGGCCTAACTAATTTATAGGAGAGGATGGCATGTCTGATAACATGTGAAGCTGCCTACTGGAGTTAAGTTGCACCTGTCGTTTCTAGCCGTTGATAGGATGTTGATGCATCAGTGGAAGAAAGCATTATCCTAAAATCCTAGGTAGGGAAGAGGGCAGATTCAATTTTGTATTGCAAACTCTATTCCATCTTTTACTAAATTCAATATAGATATGCTAAATGTATAAAGATagcaatatatatgtaatttataaaagaaattatacacatactatatatataaaataaaataaaagatataaataaaatttgtaatagaaaattcgATCCGGAGAATGGGATGCtttcattattattgttaGGACTATGGTGGTAGATATTTTCCTCTTAAGAAGGTTTTTCTAATAGGTGGGAGTTAAGGTCATTGAGgccattatattattttgatcaattattaattatgttccCCCACATTCCCACTTATAAAGTGATCATAGGGCCACTTGTTAAGAAACAATTAGACGAGTGTAGTAATTAGATTAAAGACGGCACATCCTATAAATCAACTTATTTGGACGGCTGAAAGCGTCTCTTTGACTCTGATGAATGAATTTTGCAGCACACAACAGAATCATCAACAAATTACTTTAGCCCTAGGGGGCACCCaaagtataaattaacaaaaaaaaaaaaaacaatacctataactttttcatattaaacaaaacccatgaaaatagtattttccTAACCTAAAAACCAATCTACCAACtttaactaaaacaaaaagaaaaaagtaggGATAGGCCATATTTGCAGGGTTTAGGGATTTTTGAACAAGATATATTACCTGAACTAACCTATAATTACGATTAACCTCCTTTTTgacttttcatttaataacAAAACTTGGGAGAGATCGAAATCAAACTTTCCCTTCGAATTGGAAATTGAGCTTGTAATCATGTTGCAGAGCTGCCAGAGTACTTCTGCAGGGACCCTCTACAGAACCATGAGGATAGAGCACAAAAGCATTAGTAACATAATTCCTATTTCTTTGGATCTTAAACTTAGATGCAAGTTTAGAATGCTCACCTCCAAATACAGTATGGAGAAGCTGAAGATCATCAGCTGAGCAGGAGTCTATTAGAGCATAGACACCGGGTCTCAAAGCTTCATCTACTTCCCTGGAAAAATAGGAAAACCCAGTCTAGAGTTAGCGCACGATTTAATGTGGATAAAAGAGAACGCAGAGCATGGGAGTTAATGTAAATCAAGTGAACATGAGAAACTGAAAATACCTTATGATGCCTTTTCTGCCTGGACCTAATCCACAGAACACCCATATATAACGAGACAAAAACTGGAATGAGCATTGCCCAAAGACATCTTTCTGCTGCCGCACCTGAAAGGAGGGGATTGGAGGTTAACAGCACAGATAGAGGGAATCTAACGAATGAAACAGCAAGCTAAAGAGATGTTTAGACAGACAACACAATTCAGCTAAAcaacatatcaaaatttatggTGCCATAAGATTCAATCAGGTCTGAAATGTCTGGTTGAACTTTTGCATGTCAGAACATAAGACCAAATAGCATATAACTTAGGGTTTTCCTCCATTATCCCATTAGAGCTTCAAAGTTCTTTAGGATGCTGTGCATCCCAATTCTTGACCACAGTTCACGCCTTAATTGCTCTCCTTGTTCTACCACTGGcgattctaataattttttctgatcTGAACCAACTCTACCaggaatttcaagaaaaagaatttctaAACACACAAAAGCAACAAGAATACACCATTAGAAAGATGTAGAGGGCGAACTAACATAGACCCTCGGCTCCTCCCAATTGATGTTGTGGAAGTTAAAGCATTAGCTAGTCAAAACTGCAACAGAGACACAGTTTCATGCAGTAGAACACTCTTCTACGTGAATACAGACTTCAATATCAACCAAATATGCTAACAGCTGACGGGTGGTTAGATAAGCATAATAAACACACACCTCTTCATACACTCGCCGCAGACTGCTGGCACATTTTACTGCCTCTTCCACTTCCCATGCAAAGAACTTCCCTCCAGCAACTGGATCTATATTTACAATCTCTAAGCAATGAAGAAGAACACTAACTGAATCTTCAAGAAGGGCCATGCACTGCCGAGTCTCACTAGATATACAAagccaaaaataaaagaagagagaaaagattATATAGATGTTTCTGATGACATTCGAGCTAGAGAGAGATTAGATAGACGACACCTAATGGAACTGAAGATGAAACAGATTTGAGACACAAAAAAGAGGCACCATACCTTTTATGATGCTTAAGAGCAGAACATAACATACGGCAACATGCAGCATAGAGTTCTACTGAAAACTTTCTATCTACAGAGCTACTGCTTGTGCCGATTTGAGATGCAACTCTAACAGAAGCTTCAGAAATCTTTAGTTGGAGAAGGAATTGAAAGAGTGCCCCGGGTACACGCAGGGACTCTGCAATATGGCAGGCATCTATTTCGAAGAAAGAGGGTTTAGCAGAAACTTTTGTCAGTACTTCAACACACATGAGAATAACTGACCCAGAATCAGGTCCTGCATGAGCCTTGGTTGAATTAATACATCCATAGAAAATACTAGGACCCTGCAAATGCAGGATGATATTAAAAAGGCAAGCAACTAGGCTCTGGATGTGTCTCTTGATCATATTTAAACGTCTAGGCCCTGCAAAACCACAAGAGGAACTGAGAGTAAAACATCCAATAAAATGTCATAGTTAACATATTCAACACAGTGAAATGCTGGTTGGAATTTTTGTGCATTGGTCGCAATAACTTATAAATCCATCACATCAGTAGATGGTTTGCCCCAAAAAGGTTGTGCTTTTTATGACATCGTAAACTATTGAACCTACCAACTTCCTTCTCGACTCATATTCTTTTCATTAACTTTTTGCAAATTAGTGCCAGCATAGTCCTGGTGTTTGGGTTGGCTGGTTGTGATGTCATTGTTTTCTTGTATTGTGTTATTTTGGGTCCGTATTTGGAGGATACTGAGAGCAAAGTTAAGAGGGGTAGTTTACGGACAGTGGCGGCAGGTGAGATGAATGCCTGTCAAAAAGGCAAATGGAAGGTGTTAAAGGAACCTCTCTTATTGCATTTCCAAGGAGTAGGGAGTATCTCTTTTCCACCCTTGTGATTTTCAGGAGCTAATCACTTGAGATCACTTCCCAGCAGCTCCACACATCAATCAGATCATAATTTATTCCACGGTGCCGATTTGACTTCTGCTCCTAATTTTAGACATTATATTTTAAGCAACAAATGATACAACAGGTGCAACGAAATTTTGTTTAGGGATTATTCCAACTCTGCTTGCATATATAGAGCACCCATGTACAAAAATGTGTGCCAAGTGCTgcattcaattatatattcaagCTTAAATGTAGTAAGGATAAAACGATCACGACCTATGTAAGTTTTGGACAAAAGGGAGGAAATGGAATGTGAACAGAGGTACCTAGCCACATGTGCTATTAACAACTAGCAAGAGCAAGATTGACTATATGTATATGACCATAAAGAAATGGGCTCAAGAACAACAATGTTCTGCCACATTCTAATACTATCGCAGATTGCCTGACGCAATATCATTAGTGCAACCTCCTCTGCAAAAATGGAATCTGAAGTTACAGatgtattttccttttcttaggTTAATGTAAAATGAGACTTTTAGAAGAAAAGCAACAAGATTAAGAAATTGACTAATACTCTTTGCTGAAGTCCCAAGCAGTGCCGATGCGCATTAACAATCATAAGAAAACACTATCGACCTCGACCAGTATATAACCATCAAAtttgcacaaaaataaaagtctccTGTAATGCCTAATTATGATTGTCCCACAAAAGAAAGTTGAACCAGAGCTTATAACCAAAAGCCCCCTGTTCAACTCAGTTGAGCATTAAGATGACAGAATGATCGCATAGAGGAAGCAATGCATCTAAAGAGGTGAACTAATTGCAATACCAAAGATGGGTGAAAAAGGAAAACTCATCATGCTTGGAAGCAAATGGAAGATTTATGAACAACAACAGAAGAATGATAACAATGATGATTCACCTGTTACAAATTCGAGAATCAAACCCAAGCAATCAATACCAGCGGCAACAACACAGGAGGCCTCTCCTCCATTTGAACTTCCACAAACTAGTTCATAATTTGTTATCAATCCTTCCTGTACTGCAACTAAAGCTCTTTCTATAGCCTGCACAGCGGATAGTAAGTGCAACTCAGATGATTTATTGACGTATGTTCTAAATGACTTCCTCAATCTTTCCTTAAACACATGCAATTGACTTGTTCCCAAAGAGAAACAAGAGTCCATCTGATTAGCCAGCTTCTTGGCATGTAATCCTCTGTCTTGAGAAGCTAACTTTGCTTCCTTCCCTTGTAAAGAGATGCATTTTCCGATAATTCTCAAGTGTAAGCCTATCAGATTGACATAAAAATCTCTGGACGATGAAGGATCAAACTGTGGAAAGTAACTCGCCAGCTCCTCAAGAAATTTCACGACACCATCTAACCAAAAAAAAGCAGATTGATGCACGATTTTTCTCCTTGAAAGTTCCAAAAGCAGAAATTGAGAAATGTCCACCAAAATTGGAAATACGCTCCAAGAGATAGAAGTAAGGTCAATCTGCATATTCAGTCTCAAAATAGCTGAACAAGCAATAAACAACTGCCGGAGAAAGAAAGATGCATCAGTTTTTTCACCGCCGAAGACTTGTATTAAGAACGACCCTTTGAGGCGTGGTTTCTGGTGTTGAACCTCGGTCAGAAAAGAGTCGAGACCTCGGACTGCTGGAGAGGATTTCCTCGTAACATTACATTGTCTAAGATCATCCTTTATAACAGAGGGTGCCATTATCCCAATTGGCCGTCCCTCACTAGAAGCATCATTGTTACCATCATAATGACCAGATAAGGACTGATTTACAGCACATGCATTACCACCACATGCTGAAATGCACAGAGTTTGCTCATCCTCAAGAAAAAATGCTTTCAAGACATAAGTTGTAAAATTCATGAATGTATCGACACATGACATAATTCTGGTCATGATGCCAGCATcataacttgaaaatattcTGATATTACTATCGACTGTATTTGTATCAAATGTAGAGGCTAGGCCCCACAATAGTCCCTGAAAGCAAGCAATTGTTGATGATAACTTATTCAAATCGTGAAATTCGGTGAAGCATTCTACTTTCATGTCAAGAGATGCATCCCTAAAAGAATTAAGGGACTCTTGCAGGTTATCTTCTAAGACCTCAGCTAATTGCAAGACACTTTGCCATGCATCCAAATTCTCTGTCAATTGAAGACTGCATTCTGATTGATCAGACTCCTTAGTGCAAGGATCTAAGTTTTTTCTTACTCGATGAAGCTTCCTAGAAGAAACAAGGGAGCAAACTGCACGTGCACATTGAGCTCTACTTACTGTCTGCAAAACATTAGATGTATGCTCCACCAATGAAAAGTTTGCACCTTTagcttcaaaagcaatatcTTCTGGAAATTCACGTGTAAATCCAACTACTGTATACAATGATTTTAGAAACCATAGCAGAGGAAATGAACATTCTGGTAATTTGGGGGTGATTAAGGACTGATTCCCACTAAGATTTTCTTTGCTAGAAGCTGCAATCAAAATCTGAAGAACCCTTCGACAGGTCACAAATAATCGGAAGATCTCATAAGGATTGCGAGGACATAATGAGCTGTGCCAGCCTAACAAGCTGCCAACCAGAAGCCTGAAATGCAAAGGTAAAGTTACTCCATGGAACATGGATGATAAGAGGAAAACCCGAGCTAGGACTTATAATTGAAACATTTAAAACAGTGAGTTCCATGTTCAAATGGTACTTTCCAAGTTGACCATCAATTAGTCTAATGAGATCGAGTGGACAAATAAAATTGCAGTATTTAAACAAAGCAAATTGTGCTTCGTTTGAGCCCATTAAGTGTCACTCCCAATTATTATTCTCATTCTCCTTCATGATAtgtaagtttgaaaaaaaaaaaaaaaacacagaaaTAAATTCAGCAGTATACCTCTCAAGATTGAGAATATGAGTGATATACAATGACGATGATTTCGAACTTAAATGTTCTTCTGGCATCCGCTTCAAAAGATTGAGCAAACATTGACATGTAGCAAAATTAACATCAATTTGTTTATTGCAGGATTCAGCAGGCACCATATTCGGTTTTATCCATGATGACACTCCAATTTGGACATCAGAAAGATTTGAAAATGCAGATATAACCTCGCCCCAATCAGGTGACTCACTCAACTCTACTCCAGAAGTAGCAAATATAGATGAAACCGACTTCTGCAGAATCCTGCAGAACCTTGATGCCATATACCTGAAAACAAACTGAGAAAGAAGTCAGTGATAACATAAaggacaaaggaaaaaaacaataactaggagtaagaaaataagaaggcAATGTAATAGCACTCACAGAGGATTACTTGGCCCATATGAGAGGTTAAGTAAACATCCAGTGCACAAAAACTTGAGCAAATTTTCATGTATTCTACAAGACAAGATTTCagtatattgattatttaaacATTCATTTCCCACTCTCCACTTCGTCTAACCACAGGTAATTTCGTTTCTTTTTCAACTTCACATTTCTTATTCTAACTAATAACTAGTAGGTtgaaaacaaagaataatTGTAGCTATTGCCAAGACACCTTATTATAGAATAATAGATCATTTAATGCTAACATTTTGTCATTGATATTCTTCAGTCTTTTTTTTCACCCTCAGTCAGCTTGGACCCTCACCTCTACCAACTTGAGAGACCTTGATGACAAATTCACATTTTCAAGAAGTATTTTCCTCTGATCATTTTATGAATAACTATGCCTCGTACGTCACGAGATCATTGACTACAATAacgttgaaattttttgttacatGCAACATATGTTACATGATAGAACATAAAGTTTATctcacaaaagaaaatttctttgGATCCATCTCTGAACAGATTAGTTTCTCTGAGAAGCTGTATGCATTGTCCCTGACAgatcaagaaataaagaaagtgGATGAAGCGGGAGAGAATAATTGCTCCTATCCATAGGTAAATAATGTTAGCTTACTCTG encodes:
- the LOC105169714 gene encoding uncharacterized protein LOC105169714, giving the protein MHYRRSTASSISEVFSLSPLPYPVLLILAVIFIFLSLQWYVSYESIVEATEEGMGWLLMAAPLVLLFAVRWLSTLDSPPCWWFSPRSPWERRQSEYFGAGEGGSPWGVAALILLLLVLVQYQSVFLESWFI